In bacterium, the genomic stretch GGGGTTTTTGATCCTTTGCGGTGGATGGAATACTGGAAAGCCAAAGGCTTGCTTACCGAGGAAGAAAAGTCCATCATACAGAATTTTTTCCTACTCAATGCATTTACGAAGAAGGTGGATGCGGCGTTCTTTCTTGTGTGCGACCCGCAGGTCGCTTTTGAGCGGGAGACTCGTTTTGAGCTTTCGAGCAAAGCAGGAGAGAGCACGAATCCTGCAGCCATCAAGGTCGCCAGTGAGCAGTATCGTGTTCTCTATGAACGTCTATCTCCCGCATATCCGCAACTCGTGCTTGTCGATACCACAAAGCTTACCGAGATCGAGATGACGCAGCATATCACCGGAATTGCGTTGAATTTTTTGGAAGAACGCGCATTGAATTCGGAAAAAAGGGGGTGAGGCGTTCCGGTAGAGCGCCTCACGGGGGGTTTCGTAAATGTCTTTACGAAACGCGGGCAACTGCCTTGTTTCCGAAGAATAAAAAGTCACCCGGGAAACTGAAATATTTCGATAAAATGAAAGTCAGCTAGGAGGTTAAGGTCATGCACTTTCAGCAACAATGCATCGGATTTACGGGACAGCTTGCGGCCGGAAAAGGAGAGGCGCTGCGGATCTTATGCGGCGAGTTCGGCTTCAAATCCTTCTCGCTCTCCGATCGCGTTCGGGAGGTGGCAAGGGCGCGGGGGCTTTGCGAGGTGACCCGCGAGATGCTCCAGGATGTGGGAGACAGCCTGCGCCGGGATTTTGGCGGAGAGATTCTTGCGAAACTTACTGCCGGTATGGCGTTCACCGAAAATCTTCATCGTGTTGCCATCGACAGCATCCGGAATCCTGCAGAAGTCGCGTTTCTTCGCGCTCATCCAAATTTTCGGCTTGTTGCCGTTGTTGCCCCGCAAGAAGAGCGCGGCAGGCGGCTTATCGCTCGTGCCCGCCCCAGCGACCCCAAAACCTATGAGGAATTTTTGGAGCGCGACGCAAGGGATTTGGGCGTTGGACAGGGGGAGCTTGGCCAGCAGGTAGGCAAATGTATCGAGATGGCCAATTTCATCCTATTCAATTCCGGAACTCTCGAGCAATTTGAAAAAAACATACACAATATGGCAGATCTCATACTCTCCAACCAGCTGTAAATATACGAGGCGCCTTGTCCAGGGGCGCTTTTTCTTTGCATAAATAGACTTTTCTGCTAGGCTAAGAGGAATGTCGCTTTCTCTTCCAGATGTTGTAAGGAGAAAAAAACAGCCGTTCCGAATCGGAACGGATCTTGATGGCGTAGTCATTGATCATACCGAGAATTTTCTTAAAGTATGCAGCGAATTCGGCTGCCGGCTTGAGCCGTGGCAGACGAATTCCAATATTCTTCACGAATACGTTCCTGAAGAATTTAAAGAACGCATTAAAAAGGAGGTATATGACGTACGTCGGATGAAATCGCGACTTATGCCGGATTTTTTAGATCTTGATTTCTTGTTTTTCGAAAATCTGATAGTGGCGAGCGTACAGAAAGTGGCAGCAGCGGAAGAAAAAGTATGGCAATGGCTCGGGGAGCAGAAG encodes the following:
- a CDS encoding AAA family ATPase, coding for MHFQQQCIGFTGQLAAGKGEALRILCGEFGFKSFSLSDRVREVARARGLCEVTREMLQDVGDSLRRDFGGEILAKLTAGMAFTENLHRVAIDSIRNPAEVAFLRAHPNFRLVAVVAPQEERGRRLIARARPSDPKTYEEFLERDARDLGVGQGELGQQVGKCIEMANFILFNSGTLEQFEKNIHNMADLILSNQL